In Populus alba chromosome 1, ASM523922v2, whole genome shotgun sequence, a single window of DNA contains:
- the LOC118046998 gene encoding aluminum-activated malate transporter 2 produces MRTCPTHSAMKVASGSGDKARFFTQGRWWLKALPVKFKAKMVGMARNIKKLAQEDPRRVFHSLKVGLALTLVSTVLYYPYPVYIYFGFDAVWAVMTVVLVFEFSVGATLGRGLNRVIATLLAGGLGMGAHYLAKLFGRIGEPIILVFLVFLQAAISTFLRFFPKIKARYDYGMLIFNMTFSMITVSGFREDQILDIAQKRLSTIIIGAAACVIVSIVVFPVWAGEDLHNLIALNIEKLGNSLEGFGDEYFKRTGGEESKDDKKFLEGYKSVLNSKNSEESLANFAAWEPGHGRFLFRHPWKLYQKVGTLTRECAYRIEALNGCLNADIQPSSEVGSIIQEACTNTSLESGKALKELALAIKIMVPPSSADSHIENAKSAAKNIKSLLKSGIWEDIDLLKVIPGVTVASLLIDVVTCTEKIAESIYELASKAQFKSVEPTLSPKKLHSGQNQSIKKLVNGPDVGINVRELTLPSPPSENSSTSKASKQRMGV; encoded by the exons ATGCGAACTTGCCCAACTCATTCAGCCATGAAGGTTGCGTCTGGAAGCGGTGACAAAGCTAGGTTTTTCACTCAAGGACGCTGGTGGCTCAAGGCCTTGCCTGTGAAGTTCAAAGCTAAAATGGTTGGTATGGCTAGGAATATAAAGAAGCTTGCACAAGAAGATCCAAGAAGAGTTTTTCATTCACTAAAAGTAGGATTAGCACTTACATTGGTATCAACAGTACTCTACTACCCTTACCCAGTTTACATTTATTTTGGTTTCGATGCCGTATGGGCTGTTATGACTGTTGTCCTGGTCTTTGAATTCTCCGTGG GGGCTACTCTTGGAAGAGGATTGAATAGAGTAATTGCAACACTTCTGGCTGGTGGACTAGGTATGGGAGCCCATTACCTAGCAAAACTCTTTGGACGTATTGGAGAACCTATAATACTTGTGTTCCTTGTCTTTCTACAAG CTGCTATATCAACATTTTTGAGGTTCTTTCCGAAAATTAAAGCAAGATATGATTATGGGATGTTAATATTCAATATGACCTTCTCTATGATAACGGTATCTGGTTTTCGAGAAGATCAAATATTAGACATAGCACAGAAAAGATTATCAACCATCATCATAGGTGCTGCTGCTTGTGTCATCGTTTCTATTGTGGTTTTCCCTGTGTGGGCTGGTGAAGATCTTCACAATCTGATCGCTCTCAACATTGAAAAGCTTGGCAACTCCTTAGAAG GATTTGGTGATGAATACTTCAAAAGAACAGGGGGTGAAGAGAGCAAAGACGACAAGAAATTTTTGGAAGGATACAAAAGTGttctcaattcaaaaaatagtgAAGAATCCTTG GCAAATTTTGCTGCATGGGAGCCAGGTCATGGTCGGTTCCTATTTCGACATCCATGGAAACTATACCAGAAAGTTGGGACTCTGACTCGAGAATGTGCCTACCGAATTGAAGCATTGAATGGATGCTTAAATGCTGACATTCAG CCATCATCAGAAGTTGGTAGCATAATTCAGGAAGCATGCACAAATACGAGCTTAGAATCTGGAAAAGCACTAAAGGAACTTGCATtggcaatcaaaataatggtGCCGCCATCTTCTGCAGATTCCCACATTGAAAATGCAAAATCTGCTGccaaaaatatcaaatctttACTCAAATCAGGCATATGGGAAGACATTGACCTGCTGAAAGTTATACCAGGGGTTACGGTAGCTTCATTACTTATTGACGTGGTCACATGCACTGAAAAAATTGCTGAATCCATATATGAACTTGCTTCCAAAGCCCAATTTAAGAGTGTAGAGCCAACTCTATCACCAAAAAAGTTGCATTCAGGACAAAATCAGAGTATAAAAAAGTTAGTCAATGGCCCCGATGTTGGCATCAATGTCAGGGAATTAACTCTGCCTTCCCCACCAAGTGAGAATTCTTCAACATCAAAGGCTAGCAAGCAAAGGATGGGAGTGTAA